A window from bacterium encodes these proteins:
- a CDS encoding 2-oxoacid:acceptor oxidoreductase family protein, protein MKNAPEFPGIRVTTNGNQLVSYHTEARITDGGVFYPITPSTEMGENYQLSYAEGKLNVFGGSKLACETEGEHSAQGGAIAFSVCGKRTVNFTSGQGIVYGAEQYYHAPGKFSTMILEVSARALTKHALNVHCGHDDIYAVLDTGWIMLFGKDSQQAADQALIIRRVAELSLTPGINIQDGFLTSHLERTFMRHESELMRRFLGAPDELIDCPTEAQRALFGPKRRRVPRMIDLTNPLLLGPVQNQEHYMNGVVAHRTAFCEPILPMLEAAYEEFGALTGRHYGLLSKYRVDDADTVFVSLGSAAENIEAAVDYLRDKGEKVGSIHANVLRPMPEAAYIAALAGRKNVIIMERTDQPLAGDNPLARDIRTAFTKAVQSGAIKADAVPKFFSGVYGLGSRDFRPEGILGAYGFATGTLARQDGHKAGDGTTLFVVGIDHPYAVKADERPSLLPEGAIAVRLHSIGGWGMITTGKNLGEIIGELGDHVAERDGAVDEFGRRKEVVHISANPKYGSEKKGAPTEYFLVAAPERIRVNCDLRHVNVVLCCDPKAFTHTNPLDGMADGGAFVWESEEGADAAWQRIPRKYRQTILERKIRFYVLPGFAIARQATDRPELQLRMQGNAFLGAFFAVSPFLEEFGIKREHFNEQVEAQYRKKFGRLGEAVVASNMEVMLQGFSQVTEITYGAVEAPDRSSMRGDSLLPIAGCGTFCLQVPKPGFQPERAPIFRRETFDREFRAGLGYHQPASVLSAAGVVAAATGDGATKYVARRQTPIFIAENCTQCMACISSCPDTALPNTAQDLQTILGTAVRGYVQGEGDRNALLAAMPAVEKAVRAGMVASQMAKTGTPIRDLVRDAVMPLSGVSDEAKDQLLGIVATLPMAYNKVNAIFQNVEKKNPGAGGVFSIFVSDLCKGCGECVTECGEHQALRMVDETEDLNARHTTAINFLNLLPDTPRKYLGLYDSEQPHSSREATLRNHLMVRSSYDAIVSGDGACAGCGEKTVLRSVATVTEAYMRPLYRQKAERLDAKAARMKEAGAARLAALKAKDPAAHALYTRAVAHLLMGLGGETDADTDTRLAAHGAISDAQVVDALIAVLRQDAVNHRDIQAVDGRLANGMSVMAMGAHTGCNSVFGSTPPNNPHPYPWMNSLFQDGATVAWLFGEAFIMDHARRSVIPERLVDALLGEDAGISKEQYFELSHFTDVLMTDHEVAELPKAWGIGGDGGMGDIGFQNVSKAILQGRPNVKLLMLDTQVYSNTGGQNSDSSVITGGFDMNQIGAATQGKLTEKKSLAEIFTAGHGSPFIAQVSMANAPKLYKALLDALEYRGTAFIQSFTPCQPEHGIGDDGSTTQSQRARDCRLIPEFTFNPGRGETYREAVELKGNPAHEKDWWETTLASTGDKVRYTVAHYAVTEARFRQHVRKVDAAKAETMIALDDILTLLAQDDVVHRRVFDPKNAAYVPDFGVWIKAENHEGKAGLYALSRQMVLLCVERRKAWRLLQSKAGLDNREYRAQRVLLAKLAAGELKRDDFLAGGAEMLKAEVAKLGA, encoded by the coding sequence ATGAAGAACGCCCCCGAATTTCCCGGCATCCGGGTCACGACGAACGGCAACCAGCTCGTTTCCTACCACACCGAGGCCAGGATCACCGACGGCGGGGTGTTCTACCCGATCACGCCATCGACGGAGATGGGCGAGAACTACCAGCTCTCGTACGCCGAGGGTAAGCTGAACGTCTTCGGCGGCAGCAAGCTGGCCTGCGAGACCGAGGGCGAGCACTCGGCGCAGGGCGGCGCCATCGCGTTTTCCGTCTGCGGCAAGCGCACGGTCAACTTCACGTCGGGGCAGGGCATCGTCTACGGAGCCGAGCAGTACTACCACGCGCCGGGCAAGTTCTCGACCATGATCCTCGAGGTGTCGGCGCGCGCGCTGACCAAGCACGCGCTGAACGTGCACTGCGGCCACGACGACATCTACGCCGTGCTGGACACCGGCTGGATCATGCTCTTCGGCAAGGACTCGCAGCAGGCGGCCGACCAGGCATTGATCATTCGCCGGGTGGCCGAGCTGTCGCTGACGCCGGGCATCAACATCCAGGACGGGTTCCTCACCTCGCATCTCGAGCGCACGTTCATGCGGCACGAGTCCGAGCTCATGCGACGCTTCCTGGGCGCCCCCGACGAGCTGATCGACTGTCCCACCGAGGCGCAGCGCGCGCTGTTCGGGCCGAAGCGCCGCCGGGTGCCGCGCATGATCGACCTGACGAACCCGCTGCTGCTGGGGCCGGTGCAGAACCAGGAACACTACATGAACGGCGTGGTGGCGCACCGCACGGCGTTCTGCGAGCCGATCCTGCCCATGCTCGAGGCCGCGTACGAGGAGTTCGGCGCGCTCACGGGCCGGCACTACGGGCTGCTCTCGAAGTACCGGGTCGATGACGCCGACACCGTGTTCGTGTCTCTCGGCTCGGCCGCCGAGAACATCGAGGCGGCGGTCGACTACCTGCGGGACAAGGGCGAGAAGGTGGGCTCGATCCACGCCAACGTGCTGCGGCCCATGCCCGAGGCGGCCTACATCGCGGCCCTCGCCGGCCGGAAGAACGTCATCATCATGGAGCGCACCGACCAGCCGCTGGCCGGTGACAACCCGCTGGCGCGCGACATCCGCACCGCCTTCACGAAGGCCGTGCAGTCGGGCGCCATCAAGGCCGATGCGGTGCCGAAGTTCTTCTCCGGCGTCTATGGCCTGGGTTCGCGCGATTTCCGGCCCGAGGGTATCCTCGGCGCCTACGGGTTCGCGACCGGCACGCTGGCGCGGCAGGACGGCCACAAGGCCGGCGACGGCACCACGCTGTTCGTCGTTGGTATCGACCATCCCTACGCCGTGAAGGCCGACGAGAGGCCGTCGCTGCTGCCCGAGGGCGCCATCGCGGTGCGCCTGCACTCGATCGGCGGCTGGGGCATGATCACCACGGGCAAGAACCTGGGCGAGATCATCGGCGAGCTGGGTGACCACGTGGCCGAGCGCGACGGTGCTGTCGACGAGTTCGGGCGCCGCAAGGAAGTGGTGCACATCAGCGCCAACCCGAAGTACGGCTCCGAGAAGAAGGGCGCGCCCACCGAGTACTTCCTGGTGGCGGCGCCGGAGCGCATCCGCGTCAACTGCGACCTGCGCCACGTGAACGTGGTGCTGTGCTGCGACCCGAAGGCGTTCACGCACACCAACCCGCTCGACGGCATGGCCGACGGCGGCGCGTTCGTGTGGGAGTCGGAGGAGGGGGCCGATGCGGCCTGGCAGCGCATCCCGCGCAAGTACCGGCAGACCATCCTCGAGCGCAAGATCCGCTTCTACGTGCTGCCCGGCTTCGCCATCGCGCGCCAGGCGACCGACCGGCCGGAACTGCAGTTGCGCATGCAGGGCAATGCGTTCCTGGGCGCCTTCTTCGCCGTCTCGCCGTTCCTCGAGGAGTTCGGCATCAAGCGGGAGCATTTCAACGAGCAGGTCGAGGCGCAGTACCGCAAGAAGTTCGGTCGCCTGGGCGAGGCGGTCGTGGCCTCGAACATGGAGGTCATGCTGCAGGGCTTCTCGCAGGTGACCGAGATCACCTACGGCGCCGTCGAGGCGCCGGACCGCTCGAGCATGCGTGGCGATTCGCTGCTGCCCATCGCCGGTTGCGGCACGTTCTGCCTGCAGGTGCCGAAGCCCGGGTTCCAGCCCGAGCGGGCGCCCATCTTCCGGCGCGAGACCTTCGACCGCGAGTTCCGCGCCGGCCTGGGCTACCACCAGCCGGCCTCGGTGCTCTCGGCCGCCGGCGTGGTGGCCGCGGCCACCGGCGACGGCGCCACCAAGTACGTGGCCCGGCGCCAGACGCCGATCTTCATCGCCGAGAACTGCACGCAGTGCATGGCCTGCATCTCGTCGTGCCCGGACACCGCGCTGCCGAACACGGCGCAGGACCTGCAGACGATCCTGGGCACCGCCGTCCGCGGCTACGTGCAGGGCGAAGGCGACCGCAACGCACTGCTGGCCGCGATGCCGGCCGTGGAGAAGGCGGTGCGCGCCGGCATGGTCGCCAGCCAGATGGCCAAGACGGGCACGCCGATCCGCGACCTCGTGCGCGACGCGGTGATGCCCCTGTCCGGCGTCTCCGACGAGGCGAAGGACCAGTTGCTGGGCATCGTCGCCACGCTGCCGATGGCCTACAACAAGGTCAATGCCATCTTCCAGAACGTGGAGAAGAAGAACCCCGGCGCCGGCGGCGTCTTCTCCATCTTCGTCTCGGACCTCTGCAAGGGCTGCGGCGAGTGCGTCACCGAGTGCGGCGAGCACCAGGCGCTGAGGATGGTCGACGAGACCGAGGACCTGAACGCGCGCCACACCACGGCGATCAACTTCCTGAACCTGCTGCCCGACACGCCGCGCAAGTACCTCGGCCTGTACGACTCCGAGCAGCCGCATTCGTCGCGCGAGGCGACGCTGCGCAACCACCTGATGGTGCGCTCGAGCTACGACGCCATCGTCTCCGGCGACGGCGCCTGCGCCGGCTGCGGCGAGAAGACGGTGCTGCGCTCGGTGGCGACGGTGACCGAGGCCTACATGCGGCCGCTGTACCGGCAGAAGGCCGAGCGGCTCGACGCCAAGGCCGCCCGGATGAAGGAAGCCGGCGCGGCGCGCCTGGCCGCCCTGAAGGCGAAGGATCCGGCCGCCCACGCGCTGTACACGCGCGCCGTGGCCCACCTGCTGATGGGCCTCGGTGGAGAGACCGATGCCGACACCGACACGCGGCTGGCAGCGCACGGCGCCATCAGCGATGCGCAGGTCGTCGACGCCCTCATCGCCGTGCTGCGCCAGGACGCGGTCAACCACCGCGACATCCAGGCGGTGGACGGCCGGTTGGCCAACGGCATGTCGGTGATGGCGATGGGCGCCCACACCGGTTGCAACAGCGTGTTCGGCTCCACGCCGCCGAACAACCCGCACCCGTACCCGTGGATGAACTCCCTGTTCCAGGACGGGGCCACGGTGGCCTGGCTGTTCGGCGAGGCGTTCATCATGGATCACGCCCGTCGCTCGGTCATTCCCGAGCGCCTGGTCGACGCGCTGCTGGGCGAGGACGCCGGCATCTCGAAGGAGCAGTACTTCGAGCTGTCCCACTTCACCGACGTGCTGATGACGGACCACGAAGTGGCCGAGCTGCCGAAGGCCTGGGGCATCGGCGGCGACGGCGGCATGGGCGATATCGGCTTCCAGAACGTCTCGAAGGCCATCCTGCAGGGTCGCCCGAACGTGAAGCTGCTGATGCTCGACACGCAGGTCTACTCGAACACCGGCGGCCAGAACTCGGACTCGTCGGTGATCACCGGCGGCTTCGACATGAACCAGATCGGCGCCGCCACGCAGGGCAAGCTGACGGAGAAGAAGAGCCTGGCCGAGATCTTCACCGCCGGCCACGGCTCGCCGTTCATCGCGCAGGTCTCGATGGCCAACGCGCCCAAGCTGTACAAGGCGCTGCTCGACGCGCTGGAATACCGGGGCACGGCGTTCATCCAGAGCTTCACGCCCTGCCAGCCCGAGCACGGCATCGGCGACGACGGCTCCACCACGCAGTCGCAGCGCGCACGCGACTGCCGCCTGATCCCCGAGTTCACCTTCAATCCCGGCCGCGGCGAGACCTATCGCGAGGCGGTCGAATTGAAGGGCAACCCGGCGCACGAGAAGGACTGGTGGGAGACCACGCTGGCCTCGACGGGCGACAAGGTGCGCTACACGGTGGCCCACTACGCGGTGACCGAGGCGCGCTTCCGGCAGCATGTGCGCAAGGTCGACGCGGCAAAGGCCGAGACGATGATCGCCCTCGACGACATCCTCACGCTGCTGGCGCAGGACGACGTGGTGCATCGCCGGGTGTTCGACCCCAAGAACGCGGCCTACGTGCCCGACTTCGGCGTCTGGATCAAGGCCGAGAACCACGAAGGCAAGGCCGGACTCTACGCGCTGTCGCGCCAGATGGTCCTGCTCTGCGTGGAGCGGCGCAAGGCGTGGCGATTGTTGCAGAGCAAGGCCGGCCTCGACAATCGCGAGTACCGCGCCCAGCGCGTGCTGCTGGCGAAGCTGGCTGCGGGTGAACTCAAGCGCGACGACTTCCTGGCCGGCGGCGCCGAGATGCTGAAGGCCGAGGTGGCGAAGCTGGGCGCCTGA